The following proteins are encoded in a genomic region of Brachyspira pilosicoli:
- a CDS encoding protein kinase: protein MMKKIGFYIFIFIVIMVAVSCGDKNAETLEEYQIRMKNAEILKYYNIQEVMPPRVVDDGILFTFAENYDSVEVSGDFNNWEDSIPLIKNSYGIFYYLWQTPLKAGKYLYRYRVNGVWINDPINQNVEYDNNNQEVSYFVLDTDIGFYEQNPIYNADGTVTFFYSNDTALEVMFTSDKLGFDSLRYPMTYSNNLWTITLRAEQGPYYYNFVVDRVWEIDPINLNVYRGNDGRLHSFTTINYNNTNLIK from the coding sequence ATGATGAAAAAGATTGGTTTTTACATTTTTATATTTATAGTTATTATGGTTGCTGTGTCTTGCGGTGATAAAAATGCTGAAACTCTTGAAGAGTATCAGATTAGAATGAAAAATGCGGAGATATTAAAATATTACAACATACAGGAAGTTATGCCGCCAAGAGTTGTAGACGACGGAATATTATTTACTTTTGCTGAGAATTATGATTCTGTAGAGGTTTCTGGAGATTTTAATAATTGGGAAGATAGTATACCGCTTATTAAAAACTCTTATGGTATATTTTATTATTTGTGGCAAACTCCTTTAAAGGCTGGTAAATATTTATATAGATATAGAGTTAATGGTGTATGGATTAATGACCCTATAAATCAAAATGTAGAATATGATAATAATAATCAAGAGGTTAGTTATTTTGTATTAGATACTGATATTGGTTTTTATGAGCAAAATCCTATATATAATGCTGACGGCACTGTCACATTTTTCTATAGCAATGATACTGCTTTAGAGGTTATGTTTACATCAGATAAATTAGGTTTCGATAGTTTAAGATATCCTATGACTTATTCTAACAATTTATGGACTATAACTTTAAGAGCAGAGCAGGGACCTTACTATTATAACTTTGTAGTTGATAGAGTATGGGAAATAGACCCTATTAATTTGAATGTTTATAGAGGCAATGATGGAAGACTTCATTCATTTACTACTATAAATTATAATAATACAAATTTAATAAAGTAA
- a CDS encoding LacI family DNA-binding transcriptional regulator produces the protein MKIENKNITMKDIAEIAGVTKTTISRYFNGGYIKKETKEKIAKIIKEYNYEPNTFARLKARRSYIIGIIVPALDSIVTSRVLTGLEKTFRENNFIPIIMNTNHQNELELKYMEKLKRLNVDGIVLSATYITDEHKKIFKKLDIPLVIYGQQYDEGISIINDDYKAGVEIGEYIGKKNHKNIGFITVDEKDIAIGVNRKNGVIYGLKKYGIENINIELADFSYDSAKLATKNILKNNKVDTIICSTDRQAHSVYMIVKEMGLKIPDDISVISFGGYEIDEIIDPQLSTIKFDSFNAGVCTAKTLIDLINNVDVKKVFYIDYQFIEGKSVK, from the coding sequence ATGAAAATTGAAAATAAAAATATAACTATGAAAGATATAGCAGAAATTGCAGGGGTAACAAAAACAACAATATCAAGATATTTTAATGGCGGCTATATAAAAAAAGAAACTAAAGAAAAAATAGCAAAAATAATAAAAGAATACAATTATGAACCTAACACTTTTGCAAGGTTAAAGGCAAGGAGAAGTTATATAATAGGTATTATAGTTCCTGCTTTAGATTCAATAGTAACATCCAGGGTATTGACTGGATTAGAGAAAACTTTTAGAGAAAATAACTTTATACCAATAATAATGAATACAAATCATCAAAACGAATTGGAACTAAAATACATGGAGAAACTAAAGAGATTAAATGTTGATGGTATAGTATTAAGCGCAACATATATAACAGATGAGCATAAAAAAATATTTAAAAAATTAGATATACCTCTTGTAATATATGGGCAGCAATATGATGAAGGTATAAGTATAATTAACGATGATTATAAAGCGGGTGTAGAGATAGGAGAATATATTGGCAAAAAAAATCATAAAAATATAGGATTTATTACTGTTGATGAAAAAGATATTGCAATTGGGGTTAATAGAAAAAATGGAGTTATATACGGACTAAAAAAATATGGAATAGAAAATATAAATATAGAATTAGCAGATTTTTCTTATGACAGTGCCAAATTGGCAACTAAAAACATATTAAAAAATAATAAAGTAGATACAATAATATGCTCTACAGACAGGCAAGCACATAGTGTGTATATGATAGTAAAAGAAATGGGGCTAAAAATTCCAGATGATATATCTGTAATATCTTTCGGAGGATACGAAATTGATGAAATAATAGATCCTCAACTATCCACAATAAAATTTGATTCATTTAATGCCGGTGTATGCACTGCTAAGACTTTAATAGATTTAATTAATAATGTTGATGTAAAAAAAGTATTTTATATAGATTATCAATTCATAGAAGGCAAGAGTGTAAAATAA
- the fliS gene encoding flagellar export chaperone FliS, with the protein MSINNGYQKYKKIDVSTASQNRLVIMLYDGAIKFLENACNAMDKKHGTEEAHNNIMKAQEIIYELLSSLNYDAKEIAERLASIYTYMNQRLTEANISKTKPPILEVVKYLKELKTAWEGVEEKMSSSNVNSANIKKEENVSADSQNNSTSDNNKSYNNKFMKKDDKAVTSKLNITG; encoded by the coding sequence TTGTCTATTAATAACGGTTATCAAAAATATAAAAAAATCGATGTAAGTACAGCATCTCAAAATAGACTAGTCATTATGCTTTATGATGGTGCTATTAAATTTCTTGAGAATGCTTGTAATGCTATGGATAAAAAACATGGTACAGAAGAGGCTCATAACAATATAATGAAAGCTCAAGAGATTATATATGAACTTCTTTCTTCTTTGAACTATGATGCCAAAGAAATAGCTGAAAGATTAGCTTCTATATATACTTATATGAACCAGAGATTAACAGAAGCAAACATATCTAAAACTAAGCCTCCTATATTGGAAGTAGTAAAATATCTTAAAGAATTAAAAACTGCTTGGGAGGGTGTAGAAGAGAAAATGTCTTCTTCTAATGTGAACAGTGCAAATATTAAAAAAGAAGAGAATGTTTCTGCTGATTCTCAGAATAATTCTACTTCTGATAATAATAAAAGTTATAATAATAAATTTATGAAAAAAGATGATAAAGCTGTTACATCAAAATTAAATATTACGGGTTAA
- a CDS encoding single-stranded DNA-binding protein yields the protein MSDVNNVTLIGRLTADPMLKYLPSGSAVVEFSIANNYYVSTKNANEVNYFDVVAFGKTAETISKYLTKGKQIAINGSLRQDRWQDKDTNTTKSRIRIIVNSMQMLGANSQSMDTTYTPSPSVGGGGMSDGIDIGSFSDDDEVPF from the coding sequence ATGTCAGATGTAAATAATGTAACTTTAATAGGCAGGCTTACTGCTGACCCAATGCTTAAATATTTGCCAAGCGGAAGTGCTGTAGTAGAATTTTCTATAGCAAATAACTACTATGTAAGCACTAAAAATGCTAATGAGGTTAACTATTTTGATGTAGTTGCTTTTGGAAAAACTGCAGAAACTATAAGCAAATATTTAACTAAAGGCAAACAAATAGCTATTAATGGCTCTTTAAGACAGGATAGATGGCAGGATAAAGATACAAATACTACAAAATCAAGAATTAGAATAATAGTTAATAGTATGCAAATGCTTGGAGCTAACAGTCAATCAATGGATACTACTTATACCCCTTCTCCTTCTGTTGGAGGCGGCGGTATGTCTGATGGTATTGATATAGGTAGTTTTTCTGACGATGATGAAGTGCCATTTTAA
- a CDS encoding carbon-nitrogen hydrolase family protein: MEVSFIQFDVKKDKKENINIIEKHIKTNDANLIVLPELSSSGYLFENREELLNVSESINEDEINEKSIFINSIIEISKKYSKAIIAGFAENFKDKIYNSALIAENGYLKGVYRKVHLSDFEKKFFDAGDIKESYNVFEVCKEKVSIQICFDVWFSEISRKQILNGSNLICILANFGGENTLDIARVRAIENLTPIILCNRVGREKTKDIDAYFIGKSFIIDKDGSLLANANKDETISLNANIKINNLKSNIICSNFYDEIKKHY; encoded by the coding sequence AAACATAATAGAAAAACATATTAAAACAAATGATGCTAATTTAATAGTGCTTCCAGAGCTTTCTTCATCTGGATATTTATTTGAAAATAGAGAAGAATTATTAAACGTATCTGAAAGTATAAATGAAGATGAGATAAACGAAAAATCAATATTTATAAACTCTATAATAGAAATATCTAAAAAATATAGCAAAGCCATAATAGCAGGATTTGCTGAAAACTTTAAAGATAAAATCTATAATTCAGCATTAATAGCAGAAAACGGATATTTAAAAGGCGTATACAGAAAGGTTCATTTATCAGATTTTGAAAAGAAGTTTTTTGATGCTGGAGATATAAAAGAATCCTACAATGTATTTGAAGTTTGCAAAGAAAAAGTATCTATACAAATTTGCTTTGATGTGTGGTTTAGTGAAATATCAAGAAAACAAATACTAAACGGAAGCAATTTAATATGCATCCTTGCAAACTTTGGAGGAGAAAATACTTTAGATATAGCAAGAGTAAGAGCCATTGAAAACCTCACTCCTATAATATTATGCAATAGAGTTGGAAGAGAAAAAACAAAAGATATTGATGCATATTTTATCGGTAAAAGTTTTATAATTGATAAAGACGGAAGTCTTTTAGCAAATGCAAACAAAGACGAAACAATATCATTAAATGCCAACATAAAAATTAATAATTTAAAATCTAATATAATATGCTCAAACTTTTATGATGAAATAAAAAAGCATTATTAA
- the rpsR gene encoding 30S ribosomal protein S18, which produces MELENTENIENTSTNEEENKAKADKKQHFNKETSDKDMASRKKFFKKKICYFCKNNIDVLDYKDIKLLKKYVKESGKIIPKRLNGTCSKHQRLVTKAIKRARNIALLPYETKY; this is translated from the coding sequence ATGGAATTAGAAAACACAGAAAATATAGAAAATACTTCTACTAATGAAGAAGAAAATAAAGCTAAAGCTGATAAAAAACAACACTTTAATAAAGAAACTAGCGATAAAGATATGGCTAGCAGAAAAAAATTCTTTAAGAAAAAAATATGCTATTTCTGCAAAAACAATATTGATGTGTTAGATTATAAAGACATAAAATTATTAAAAAAATATGTTAAAGAAAGCGGAAAAATTATACCTAAACGTTTAAACGGAACTTGCTCTAAACATCAAAGATTAGTTACTAAGGCTATAAAAAGAGCTAGAAATATAGCTCTTCTTCCTTATGAAACTAAATATTAA
- a CDS encoding DUF255 domain-containing protein, whose protein sequence is MKNFFIISFAALLLLLSCNNNNQSKNKQLINWETNYNTALEKAVKENKSIMIDFYTDWCTICKIMETNVYLDKDIVSNINYNFVPLKINAEDNEEYIKFLTNQYNISAFPTTVFINTNGFIIKKILGYIDTNDLLEEIKNIEIKTENINKEFANDNPTVEKLKIYIDSEYYREAIEMYDILTKENKIKKEDIPTYLIDIGTVLFYNEQFDEGIKYFNEVLNNYSNSQKLYEAIYFNGIYKIIIGNKEEGINYLKSFTNNITNNELRNQYIEAIEYYGEE, encoded by the coding sequence ATGAAAAACTTTTTTATTATATCGTTTGCTGCACTATTATTGTTGTTATCTTGTAATAATAATAACCAATCCAAAAATAAACAATTAATAAATTGGGAAACTAATTATAATACGGCATTAGAAAAAGCAGTAAAAGAAAATAAATCTATAATGATAGATTTTTATACTGATTGGTGCACAATCTGTAAGATAATGGAGACTAATGTTTATTTAGATAAAGACATCGTTTCTAATATTAACTACAATTTCGTGCCTTTAAAAATTAACGCTGAAGATAATGAAGAATATATAAAATTTCTAACAAATCAATATAATATTAGTGCCTTTCCTACTACAGTGTTTATAAATACAAATGGTTTTATTATAAAAAAAATATTAGGCTATATTGATACAAATGATTTACTTGAAGAGATAAAAAATATAGAAATAAAAACAGAAAATATTAATAAAGAGTTTGCAAATGATAATCCAACAGTGGAGAAATTAAAAATATATATAGACTCTGAGTATTATAGAGAAGCAATTGAAATGTATGATATTTTAACAAAAGAAAACAAAATAAAAAAAGAAGACATACCAACATATTTAATAGATATAGGAACAGTTTTATTTTACAATGAACAGTTTGACGAAGGTATTAAATATTTTAATGAAGTATTAAACAATTATAGTAATTCTCAAAAGCTATATGAGGCTATATATTTTAACGGTATTTATAAAATAATTATTGGAAATAAAGAAGAAGGAATAAACTACTTAAAGAGCTTTACCAATAATATAACAAATAATGAATTAAGAAATCAATATATAGAAGCAATTGAATATTATGGCGAAGAGTAA
- the rpsF gene encoding 30S ribosomal protein S6: protein MREYEILFVTEINDSVHQKAKEHVKSILQNYNCEIFNESDYGIHKLSYPIRKVNEGKFYFYHFKCDGKSLQTIERELRYELSILRFIIVRLDEIIQKKEEKKEETNNTQEA, encoded by the coding sequence ATGAGAGAATATGAAATTCTTTTCGTTACAGAGATAAATGACTCTGTACATCAAAAAGCAAAAGAACATGTCAAATCAATTCTACAAAACTATAACTGTGAAATATTCAATGAATCAGATTATGGCATTCATAAGCTAAGCTACCCTATTCGCAAAGTAAATGAAGGTAAGTTCTATTTCTATCATTTTAAATGTGATGGTAAAAGCTTACAAACAATTGAAAGAGAATTGAGATATGAACTTAGCATATTGAGATTTATAATTGTTCGTTTAGACGAAATTATTCAAAAGAAAGAAGAGAAAAAAGAAGAAACAAATAATACGCAAGAAGCATAA
- a CDS encoding PTS transporter subunit EIIC: MAINYKKTAEEIINTVNKENIVFATFCATRLRLIVKDRESIKDSSVQKIDGVKGVFFNSGQYQIILGTGVVNKVYDEIVNLGIVGTAKQNTEETKKVGEKNNFRKFIRIFADVFVPIMPAMIATGLFLGLKGALINDSFLGLFNLQVSNIPISIMTFMSVLTETTFAFLPALVCWSTFRVFGGSPILGILLGLMLVSPALPNAYLVANPDSGVKPIMLFNFIPIVGYQGSILPALIAGIIGSKVELNLRKVIPNIIDILATPFLTLLIMLILSLAVIGPIFHIVEQWILVAINFSLSLPFGIGGFIIGFGIIFIVVTGVHHIMNLIEISLLAATTFNPINPLLSVANLAAGAACLAVTLKTRRKSVKAMGYGATLSAWLGITEPAIFGINIRYGIKPMVCGAIAAGITGLIARLLNLQATANGVTGIPGALLYVYDGKQLIGYITVALITIVLSFTITWFFGVPKEYMQEDEE; encoded by the coding sequence ATGGCTATAAATTATAAAAAAACTGCTGAAGAAATTATTAATACAGTAAATAAAGAAAATATTGTCTTTGCCACTTTCTGTGCTACTAGATTAAGATTGATAGTAAAAGACAGAGAAAGTATAAAAGATTCAAGTGTACAAAAGATAGATGGGGTTAAAGGAGTATTTTTTAATTCTGGACAATATCAAATAATATTGGGTACTGGTGTTGTAAACAAAGTTTATGATGAGATTGTTAATTTAGGTATAGTTGGTACTGCTAAGCAAAATACAGAAGAAACTAAAAAAGTGGGAGAAAAAAATAATTTTAGAAAGTTTATTCGTATATTTGCTGATGTATTTGTTCCTATAATGCCTGCCATGATTGCAACTGGTTTATTTTTAGGTCTTAAAGGTGCATTAATAAATGATAGTTTTTTAGGTTTATTTAATTTACAAGTTTCAAACATACCTATCTCTATTATGACATTTATGAGCGTTCTCACAGAAACAACATTTGCTTTTTTACCTGCTTTGGTATGTTGGTCAACATTTAGGGTATTTGGAGGTTCTCCTATATTGGGTATATTACTTGGATTAATGCTTGTTTCGCCTGCTTTGCCTAATGCTTATTTGGTTGCTAACCCTGACAGCGGTGTGAAACCTATAATGCTTTTTAACTTTATACCTATAGTTGGATATCAAGGAAGCATACTTCCAGCACTTATCGCTGGTATTATAGGCTCTAAAGTGGAATTAAATTTAAGAAAAGTGATACCTAATATAATAGATATACTTGCTACGCCTTTTTTAACTTTGCTTATAATGCTTATATTATCTTTAGCCGTAATCGGACCAATTTTCCATATAGTTGAACAGTGGATATTAGTAGCTATTAATTTCTCTTTATCATTACCTTTTGGAATTGGAGGATTTATAATAGGCTTTGGAATAATATTTATAGTTGTTACGGGTGTTCATCATATTATGAATTTAATAGAAATATCATTACTTGCTGCAACTACTTTCAACCCAATTAATCCTCTTTTATCTGTTGCTAATTTAGCTGCTGGCGCTGCTTGTTTGGCAGTTACATTAAAAACAAGAAGAAAAAGTGTAAAAGCTATGGGATATGGTGCTACATTATCTGCTTGGCTTGGAATAACTGAGCCTGCTATATTTGGTATTAATATAAGATATGGAATAAAACCAATGGTTTGCGGTGCCATTGCTGCAGGCATAACAGGATTAATAGCAAGATTATTAAACTTACAGGCTACCGCTAACGGTGTTACTGGTATACCTGGGGCATTGCTTTATGTATATGATGGAAAACAATTAATAGGATATATTACTGTTGCTTTAATTACTATTGTTTTATCTTTTACCATTACTTGGTTTTTTGGTGTTCCTAAAGAATATATGCAAGAAGATGAAGAATAA
- a CDS encoding DegT/DnrJ/EryC1/StrS family aminotransferase, translated as MKYMNLYRGYEKRKESIDKKIASIIERSQFIFGEELESLEHELANYTGAKYAVGVSSGHVGLVLSLLALGFNAGEDHSTKEVIVPAMTFFSTAEAPSFLGMKVVVCDIDEYFNMDVNKLESLINKNTVAIIPVNLFGQCANYDVILDIAKKHNLFVVEDACQSFGASYKNIKSCSGKLGDIAVTSFFPAKPLGCFGDGGMVFTNDEKLYKNLKQLRHHGDEGGMIHVKLGTTGRLDNLQAGILLEKFKGFDDDMKHRRNAAKYYNDNLKDIVKVPHVAEYTESVHAQYVIQVEDNRDEVRTKLNELGIPTALYYPHPIHLAPVLVKKLGYKEGDMPVSEYASKHNIALPIDNDILKEEQDMVIEALKKIIKK; from the coding sequence ATGAAATATATGAATCTTTACAGAGGTTATGAAAAGAGAAAAGAGAGTATAGATAAAAAAATAGCTTCTATTATAGAGAGAAGTCAATTTATATTTGGTGAAGAATTAGAGAGTTTAGAACATGAATTAGCAAATTATACTGGTGCTAAATATGCGGTGGGGGTTTCATCTGGGCATGTTGGTTTAGTGCTTTCACTTTTAGCATTGGGTTTTAATGCTGGAGAGGACCATTCTACAAAAGAAGTAATAGTTCCTGCTATGACATTTTTCTCTACTGCTGAGGCTCCTTCTTTTTTGGGTATGAAGGTTGTTGTTTGCGATATTGATGAGTATTTTAATATGGACGTAAACAAACTCGAAAGCCTTATTAACAAAAATACTGTTGCTATTATACCTGTAAACTTATTTGGACAATGTGCTAATTATGATGTTATATTAGACATAGCTAAAAAACATAATTTATTTGTAGTAGAAGATGCTTGTCAGTCTTTTGGTGCTAGCTATAAAAATATAAAATCTTGTTCTGGAAAGTTGGGTGATATTGCTGTTACTTCATTTTTCCCTGCTAAGCCTTTAGGTTGTTTTGGTGATGGAGGAATGGTGTTTACTAATGATGAGAAATTATACAAAAACTTAAAACAGCTTCGTCATCATGGTGATGAGGGGGGAATGATACATGTTAAGCTCGGAACTACTGGAAGATTAGATAATTTACAGGCTGGAATTTTGTTAGAGAAGTTTAAAGGCTTTGATGATGATATGAAACACAGAAGAAATGCTGCTAAATATTATAATGATAATTTAAAAGATATAGTAAAGGTACCTCACGTGGCAGAATATACTGAGAGTGTTCATGCTCAATATGTTATACAAGTTGAAGATAATAGAGATGAAGTAAGAACTAAATTAAATGAACTTGGTATACCTACAGCACTTTATTATCCTCACCCTATACATTTGGCACCTGTTCTTGTTAAAAAGTTAGGATATAAAGAAGGAGATATGCCTGTTTCTGAATATGCTTCTAAACATAATATAGCTCTTCCTATAGACAATGATATTCTTAAAGAGGAACAAGATATGGTAATAGAAGCTTTAAAAAAAATTATAAAAAAATAA
- a CDS encoding glycoside hydrolase family 32 protein, which translates to MNLVSKIFEEAIKQKEIEYYKNNEWKLNFHLMPPVGWINDPNGLAYFKGEYHIFFQYSPFEVEGGLKFWGHYITKDLINYKYIGVSIYPDEKYDCHGVYSGSAFIEDDKMYIYYTGNVKLLGEHDYIESGREANTMLTVSDDGINFSEKECLMEMEDYPKGITNHIRDPKVWNADDSYYMVQGARKYGADRDNDIGEVLVFSSKDKRNWKHISTINTKERFGYMWECPDLFNLDGQNILITCPQGVKQIESVYENIYLSGYFLINDDYKNKDSIIVDNFTVLDRGFDFYAPQTFLDENGKRVIIGWMGVPDTEDTHKNLTVQYGWQHCLTIARELSFKNGKLYQKPHRSLERLRSTIIFENQCSYSSLSDNLISNINSYEVLIDDIKDLDNFELLISEGASIKYKESKFILEFVNNIGKQIGGGRGKRSAYLEKLENIRILIDTSSIEIFANDGEMVFTTRYYPDKYSFRVSGVMSLKIYKLECFDFTY; encoded by the coding sequence ATGAATTTAGTTAGTAAAATTTTTGAAGAAGCAATAAAACAAAAAGAAATTGAATATTATAAAAACAATGAATGGAAATTAAATTTTCATCTAATGCCTCCTGTAGGTTGGATTAATGACCCTAATGGTTTAGCTTATTTCAAAGGCGAGTATCATATATTTTTCCAGTATTCTCCTTTTGAAGTTGAAGGCGGATTAAAGTTTTGGGGGCATTATATAACTAAAGATTTAATTAATTATAAATATATAGGGGTTTCAATATATCCAGATGAGAAATATGATTGCCATGGAGTATATTCTGGGTCTGCTTTTATAGAAGATGATAAAATGTATATATATTATACAGGTAATGTAAAACTTTTAGGAGAGCATGATTATATTGAAAGCGGAAGAGAGGCTAATACTATGCTTACTGTTTCTGATGATGGTATTAACTTCTCTGAAAAAGAATGTTTAATGGAGATGGAAGATTATCCTAAAGGTATAACAAACCATATAAGAGATCCAAAAGTATGGAATGCAGATGATTCTTATTATATGGTGCAAGGTGCTAGAAAATATGGTGCTGATAGAGATAATGATATTGGAGAGGTGTTAGTATTTTCTTCAAAAGATAAAAGAAATTGGAAGCATATAAGTACTATAAATACTAAAGAGCGATTTGGTTATATGTGGGAGTGCCCTGATTTGTTTAATTTAGACGGACAAAATATTTTAATTACTTGTCCGCAAGGGGTGAAGCAGATTGAGAGTGTATATGAAAATATTTATCTTTCTGGATACTTTTTAATCAATGATGATTATAAAAATAAAGATTCTATTATAGTTGATAATTTTACTGTACTTGACAGAGGGTTTGACTTTTATGCTCCGCAAACATTTTTAGACGAAAATGGAAAGAGAGTTATTATAGGGTGGATGGGTGTTCCTGATACTGAAGATACTCACAAAAATTTAACAGTTCAGTATGGCTGGCAGCATTGCTTAACTATAGCGAGAGAATTAAGCTTCAAAAACGGTAAACTTTATCAAAAACCGCATAGAAGTTTAGAAAGATTAAGAAGCACTATAATATTTGAAAATCAATGTTCTTATTCTTCGTTATCTGATAATTTAATTTCTAATATTAACTCTTATGAGGTTTTAATTGATGATATAAAAGACTTAGATAATTTCGAGTTGTTAATTTCTGAAGGGGCTTCTATTAAATATAAAGAATCTAAATTTATATTAGAGTTTGTAAATAATATAGGAAAACAAATAGGCGGCGGAAGAGGCAAAAGAAGTGCATATTTAGAAAAGTTAGAAAATATAAGAATATTAATAGATACTTCTTCTATAGAAATATTTGCAAACGACGGAGAAATGGTATTTACGACAAGATATTACCCAGATAAATATTCTTTTAGAGTTTCTGGGGTAATGAGTTTAAAAATATATAAATTAGAATGTTTTGATTTTACTTATTAA